The Mastacembelus armatus chromosome 14, fMasArm1.2, whole genome shotgun sequence genomic interval AGAGAGGAAGAGGGTAAAAAGCACGAGCCCTTTGCCTGTAGCCGCTGTCCTGTCTGGTTCTGCACCTGTTTGCTTCTTGGTTGATGATAGCAAATCTCACAAGCTGCACAGGTCAAAGTCACATCCACCTTCCTTTGGTGTCCAAATTTGCGTCAAAACAAACTAGTGATGtaccaaaataaatacaaatatacagtcGTGTGGATGTTAAATCTAGGTATTAATCTTAAGGCTGCTACAGTTTAATGAATAGGGTTGGTGTTATTCTGTACTTCTTATTCACCTCCTTCTtccttaaatatatatatatatatatatatatatatatctgaaaTTCATAAGTACTGTATGTGGAGTACAGTGtgtaaattgtgttttattctaAGGTTAGCTTCTGGGTAATTTGCCAGCTGCTTTTATGAAGTTATGTAATTAGTAAGACTTAGTAAGCAGTTGGAAATTAAGTTATCTTTAGTGAAACCTCAGTAAATTTTAAGAAACTAATGTCTCTACAGAAATGATTGTGAATCCTCATTTACTACCAATAGTTGAGTATAAGAAAAGTCACCCTATACCCCACTTTGACACGCAGTTCAGAAATTCAGAGAGCTGCCTCTTCGATAATAGACCATGGTGTCACAAAGCAAACCGTACAAGCTGGTGCTTTCAATTTTCAAGCATCAACAGATAACAGAACAATTTGAAACACTGGTTTCCAATATGCAGTAAGATCTGCTTCTGCCAACAGGGAAGGTGCACTCATGAAGCAGTATCCTTGAGGTTGGGTAAGAGAAccaaggtgaaaaaaaaaaattgatctTGTTTTAGCTTTAATCTGCTGCTGAGCTATCTCAATTCTTGACTTCAAATCAACTTCAGATACTGTCAGGGACATTAACCTTGCATAGGCTCTGTTTTAATCTTCTACTcctgtgtgttgtgctgtaatCTGAATGCTGTTCAGCCAACATTTCTGTTATGAATCTACTAGTAACTCTGAGGTCTGGTAGATTGTTTTCCCAGATGGTTGAAATTAACATCTGTGCACTGTGCAGCAGGTCCTCTTTTTTAATCTCATTTCGAATTTGATTGGATAAAGGTGTGTATGGAGGATGTCTGCAGTTGTGTGTATGCAGTGTCACAGTGTGGAGGTTTGTTGTCTGCTTTGTTATATTTGCTTGGCTGCTTCTAGACGATCAGAGAATGGCTGCACTCTTCTCTCATCTTCCACTTCTTTGCACATAAACTGAGCTGCAGAAATATTTGGACAGTGACACATTGAATCTTTGGCTCCTCAAGACAGAAATGATGCAATAACATTTACTGTCAACTTGACAGCAGTGACATAAAATGATTTCACTGGTTTGATTAGCCTTTTTGAAACACTTAGCACTGGTGTTTCCAGTAGTCTTGTAAAACAGTGATAAAGCATTCCTTTGGTGTGCTTGGAAAGCAATTGCTGGAATGCTTTAGCCAGATTTGAAACTCCTTAATTCAGCGTAAGTCAGAAGagcttaaagctgcactaatctctattttcatattaacaataaattaaatgactAGTGTCAATGACTAGTAACAAATCCAGAGAGTTATCACCTGACTGTATACTTTCCTCAGCTGAATGGAGCCTTTTAGTTTCCTTCAtcccatttgtttttttcccatcagCAAACTCAGCTCTTGTTCACTTCATTTCGAGCAGAAgcagaaaactgttttcagtgatACAGCCTGCCCGGTATGTAACACGTAACATACGATGGGGTTATCATGGCTTCTTTGTTGagaacagctgcctgctgtggtCAAAAGTGACACTGAAAAGAGCGCTGATCCAAATATTAAAGCTGCAGAGTGTAAAACCAAAGACACTATAAAGCTCCGTAGAGCTGTAGGAAGTTTTGCAGAGGTTGGTAATAACTTTGTGTGGGTCACATTACAAACTATTAAACATCAACAAACTATTGTTGATTTGAAAATACTGACTATAGCGACTTGTTGTGTCTATATGTGGAGTTACGTGTTGACAAATTTCATATAGTTGATTTCCCATTAATATGCAAAACTCTTAAGATCTGAAATCTGGGTACCAGGAGGAGAAATGTGCTAGTCTTTATATTGTCTTGTATCTACGGATTTCAACACAGAGCCAAGCTGTGAAACAATCTGTCGCTGTccatataatttaattttttgtattatatttcCCACTGGAATGCACTTGACCATCTCCAATCCTTGCAAGGACTTTCAGAgatttccttttatttcctttttctgctctttagtttcactttttctttggAATGACATCATTCTGTTGCAGGGTTTCCCCATCTGTTACAGTAATAAGATCATTCTTTTGAAAGGCTAGCATCTTTCTGGGGTGATCATCAACAAAACgttctgttgcttttctttctcaccaGCAAACTACAGTTGAAGAGCAGAGCCGTATCATGCAGCTAGAAGAGGAGCTCACCCTCAGAAGAGCTGAGATTGAGAACCTCCAGGCCCAGCTCAGAAAGTCTGACTCGAGCTCGCAGCAGGCCACTGTCGGTGACACTGCCCCTGAGTCTGATACACAGCCGGAGACCCTCCTGCTGCGCGAGCAGCTGCTGACGGCAGGCCGCGAGCACTACAAGGAGAGCAGCGAACTTAAAGAGAAGTATGAGAAAGCGCTCGCGGCAAACCAGCAGGAGATAGACTCACTAAAGACGGTGGTGGATAAACAGAACCAAGAGATCAGTGAGATGAAGCAGAAAGTCCAGCAGGCCACCAAGGAAAACATGGAAATGATGGACAGTTGGAAGGTATTCTGCCATACTCATTTTAATCCAATACAAAGTGCTgaataaatttttaaaattttgcatGCAGAAAGCAGTAAGGTAGGTTTTAACTTTTGAAATTTGACAGTTTCCATGCTGAAATATTCTGTTAGTTAAGGGGATTCTGCATCTGTTGAGtttaaagcagaacagaaagtcaaaaagacagaaaaaattaaGTTTGATCAAGTAAAACAAAGCAAGAATAAAAAGATTAagaatttcacatttcagttcatttgaatgtattgttttctaaaatgcaCCAAGAATAAttcttctcattttcctctGCAGGCTAAATTTGACACTTTAGTGAGCGACCACCAGCGTTCCTTGGAGGATCTGAAGACTTCCCTGAGTAGTGATCATACTAAACCAGAAGGCCAAGAGCACGATGCCCAGGAGCTGAGAGCCACTGTGGAGAGCCTGAAGATGGAGCACCAGCTGGAGGTGGAGAATCTCAAGGCCAAACATAAGATCGAAGCTGCAATTCTGGCCAAGGAGCGTGATGACCTCTGTGATCGTCTCCGGGACGCCAAAAACCAGCTAGCTGATGGCAACCAGACATGGAGGACAGAGGTAGAGATCAGAAGCGGCAAGCAGGCCCTGGAGGAGGCGACTGAGAAGCTGCAGAAGGCAGAACAGAGgctggcagagatggagaagctTCACATGCAGCAGGACAAATCCTCAGGGGAGCTCAGAGAGAGACTTGAGCTGTCAGACAAGAAGATGATGGACTACCAGGCTTTACAGAAAGCCCAGGCAGAGAGCCAAGAGGAGATCCAGAAGCTGGAAGAGAAGCTAAGGGTGACGGCAAACCAGCTCCAAGCCATCCAGGCAGGTCGCTACACATCCAGTGATGCAAATGTGAGTGGGCTGGGAGAAGGGATAAGTTACAAGCTACAAATCCAATACCTACAAAAATTTCATGTGGGTTCGATTGTTAATGAAGTGTGATTGTTTTAATGAGTTCTCCCTTTCAGGTGATAGAGGATAATGAAATTTCAGATGAGAAGATGAAGTTAAAACAGATTATTGAAGGTATTAAAATccttttattttactattaaCCACATTTTCATGAAAACAGACTATTCATAATCTTCAGTTGCTACTTTTCCTGTATATGCTCATGTATCTGCTACTTATTACTTTCCAGAGTGCTATTCATTTTGCTGCAATATTAAAATCCCTTTATGCTCCTCATAATGTCCATTCATGCGTGTGAAGGCTGCTCAGAAATACACCATTgcatcatttttacatttgtgaaaAACCATTTGAGGCAAGAGTTcaacattttttgaaatatgACAAAGGAATTATTTCTTGACTCTTGAACAGTTGCTAGGCAGTCagtggagattaaaaaaaaagcccagTACATAACCCACTTTAGAGTACAGCtatatttaaatgttctttttttttatggaaGCATATAAAGACCTGCTAGATATCTGTGTTATGTTGACTTTTgcctgaaaaaaagaaaaaaaaaagtttttattttttttatatttttttggatTCACAATGGAACCACCTAGTTTTGAATGAATCAAGTGGAATATCGTTCATAATAGAGAGGAGCTTATTTCAGTTACAGCCAGGTAAATTCTACATGGAGCAGTAACGTCAGCATAGGCAGAGCCGATAATCACATTCAGCCAGACAGCAGCCTGTTACATGATTGACAGACTTTGAACAACAACCCACATTAACGTTCCTGCCAAAGTCTCTGTCTTATCTAACTTACAAACATGAACACCCGTCTTGTCATGTACCTCAGCTTGCTGAACGAGCCACTGAACAAACATTCATCAGGAAAAAGAGATCCGGTAGCGTCAGTCTGTGGGTCGAACAGACTGACTGAATTATCCTCTCAGCTCCAGCACATTAAACAGTATCCAAAGCTACCAAAGCAAATGTCTCTTTGGTGCAgtttggtgctgctgttgtcttTACTTGTCACAGTCCCTGCTAAAAACAGGCTATCAGGACACACAGCTGTGTTAAAAGATGATAAACCTCAAATGAATACAGAGCAAGTCTCACTTTCATCACTTGAGTGAGTAAAGATTTTCTGACTAATTTCCTGATGCACAATCCTGGACTGTACAAGTCCCAAATGGCCTACACTCAGTGGACTCATTGTAGCTTATATGCATTCTCTTTTAAAGACAcctaatgttgttttatttttctttagaaaCAATGGAGAAGTTgttgaaaagggaaaaagaggTGTCTGCTCTCACTGCCCAGGTTGAAGCCCTCAAATCACAGATTGGAGGTAAATGTCATTTTCTATTCGTGGTGACTGCAGGCTTCACTTTTCCATCAGTCATGCAGAGATCACTCTGCAGTGGACTGTGTTCATCTTTACTGTTTCATTCTGTGATCATCACTGAGAAATGTGTTCCATCACATGAAAAGGCTTAGGCTCTGCAGTTCAGATTATCAAACAGACACACCTAGAAGATGAGACTGTAAATCATTTTCaaagaaaggagaaagacaCAATGTGAAAAACTCTTGAAATTACAATACTTCTTATGAAGTTGGAATCAGTTTTCTAAACAGTAAACCTCATCTGTATGGTTGAAGTCGGGGGTTTTAGCCAATTAAACAGGAGTGGAAATGATAGATAGAAGCTAAAGTTTCATTTAGCAGAAATTGATTCAAAATGGAAAGGCTGTTACCATTATATTATTAAGTTAGCAAAGATCTCATTAGAGAAAAGAGTTATTCTTTTTATGATATACAGTTGTGTAAGTAATACACAATACACAGACAGATACACTCACCACTTGAAATAATTAGTTTAGTTGGTAGAGATCCTTTAATATCAGTTTTATATGCTGAGTATAATTCCAATATATGCAGGATAATTAATTTATGATATTACTCCATGAAATTACATCCAGCAGGTAATATGTTATCACTTTTGCAACTGGTAATCATTGTAATCATTAGACctcccaaaaaacaaaacaaagctgacTTCCATAGTATTTAAATTATGGGAatataaaatgttcatttccaTGTTAATCCAAAGGGATTATTCTAAACAATTTAGGCTTTAGCATTTATGAGCAGGATATAACCCTTGAGTTTATACACACTATAAAACACACTAGGTAAAGCAGATATTAAGACATTTTAAGTGcttattaatgtttttctctgatgTATGAAGAGTTACTGAATAATTGAAAGCATAGCCTAACATGGATGTTGTCATGTTGAATGGTATGTGATTGTACTTCATGCTAAATAAATATGgtgtatttcattttcatgcatAATTGCACCTTAAAATGTCTTTAGAAATGCATGAAACCACAACATTATATGAATTGTTCATCTAGTGCTAATAAATGCTAAATAGAGGTTAAAATAAAGTGTTCATATTCATTCAAATTAAATGCACAGCAACAACAttgtttcatttctctcttccaCCAGCACTGGAGGGCAAAGTTCGCTCAGGGGATAAGAAAGCTGAAGCCCTGGCCAAGGAGAAGATGCGTGTCGAGGCAGAGCTGGAGTCCATGACCAGGAAGTCCCATGATGCCTCTGGGCAGCTGGTCAGCATCAGCCAGGAGCTGCTGAAGAAAGAGAGGTATGAGAGCATAGTTATATTGATTTTACAATCTGTCTCaccatttttttatttttttatttttgacagacTGGAGTGAATAATTATATctgcacatgcaaacatgatgcacaaaaacacatcatatTATCAATTTAATAATAGATACAAACTCTTAACCCACAAGGGCTAAATTGATTTTATTGCACACACATTCAACCTGGGCAATATTATTTGAATCTCACAATTTAATTTTGTAATGTGTCATCTGGATAAAACCTATTTTGGTTATTAGTCACGCCGCAGTTAGCAGCATTAACATCAGCAGCATTTACAACAATGGAAAAGATGTCCTATTGTTTTTTACAACCAATGGTGCAATAAAAAACAACGTGCTGGTCTCACAGTCAGTTTTTGTTAAGTTGTTCTCTTAGATGTACAAGGTTCAATACAATTTGGACCCCTGTCCAACTCCTTTATTCATGTGGGAGCAGGGAGGACTAAGTACTGAATCACttcactttaatttaaaactttattGTCCCATAAGGTAAATGTGTTCTGTTTACAGGGCTTTCAGTAAAAAGTCATAATGAAGCGTATTTTATAGGAGTAATGCAAAGTAATCAGCTTTATTAACAcattcagcaaaacaaaatgagctCAGTGTCTGTAGTGGGGAAGACTTTTAGTCCTTTCACAGCTGGAACCTTCTGTTTGCACTGGTCCACACTGCCATGTTAGGTGACATTTTATATGtcacatattttatgtttttagcttTCAGGCCTCATCAGTGTGGTGTCACCTGAGATTGTTTCTGACTTCCTTATCTATAGTCATGTGACCCGTGTCTCCATAGGTATCACATTAGCAACTGAAATGATGGGTTCAGGTACAAACCACACAGTGCATTATTTTCAGTTAGGTCCAGTTTTTCAGTTGTGTTACCACCAGCTTTGCACATATTCCTGCCTGTTTACTGTCAGCACATTAGGCTGTACTACACCAATGGGTCTCCTGTTTGTTGTGTGCTGAAGCTAAAGCTGCAAGATCTGGCTGCATTTAATGAAACTATGATAATTGGGGTCATTATTTAAGCACCCAGCTGTAAAAAGAGACTTGTCACAGTATTATTAAAGAGAGGTTCAGGGCTTTGTGAAAGGACCTGACTCTGTTTCGCAAAGTCCAGACACGTTTACATTTAGACTATACATTTATCTGAAGTGCTGTATGAACTCTACAGATTGGTTTAACTGTATTATATTATCAACTATTTTACATTAGGAGGTTCCTACATTATTGATAGTTATGCTGTTAGTAAATGCTGCAAGGCACTAAACGTAAGTGCCTCTGGTGATAgcagaatatttttctttgcatcATCACTGCAGCAATTATGTGATATGCAATAAGAGTATATACCATCCACTGAAAAACTCAGTGGGTGTCTGCCCTTGAGTTAGTGTTATTAGAATTTAGTATCATTAGATTTCATAATGttaatgctgctgtttcagtgtgtcACGTGTGTTTAGGCAAACAAAGTAGTACATTGCATCAAAAAGTCAACTTTGAATAtagttaaatttttttttaatataaagatGTTTAAAAAGTTGCCACAATAATTGAAGAAAGGAAGTCACTTTCTTAAAGAAATCCTTATAATGTTAGGGAGAAAATAACACAGTGCAAAGCAAGTTATCACTgaaaaaatagtaataaaacaatatttttaaaaaagcctctTTTGATTCAGTGTGACTGAGCACAGACTCTTTTGGTGATTGAATTTGATCATTTAATTGCCAGATGGGCAGCATGTTTATCTGTGAAGGAAGAAGACAACTACATTATCCATTAGTGTGGAGGACATtgatttaataatgaaaaaataaaacaaaatcaatcttttcacttttcttaaACCTACTTTAACTGATTTTCTTCTGtccacttgggggcagcagaaacaagcttTAACATTGACATCAGTTTATAAAATTTGACTTAGCAATCAGtcttttatttacacatcctATGTCCATTTCACATTGTGCATAGTTATTTGacacattattaatataaaaatatagttgaataaatatataaatatattcaagCTGTTGTTCAAGTGTTGAGCAGATAAGTTAAtcagcacatgcacaaagaATGAGGCCGCAGTCCTCACTGGCCAGAGTGGCACATATATTATTCACATACAATACAGGCTGCTAATCTTTTACATAATGGCGTTTGTGCAAGTTCTGAGCAGCTCTTCTTGTCATAAAATCTTTGATAGCAAAATTGCACTGCTTCTCTGTCATTACTGCACTTCAGAAGCAGTCAGGCTGACTGTGAGATACTGTAATCCTGCGAGCCAGAAAAACACTCGGTggaaattgttgtttttttttccagtgttatCAAAAAAAACCTCCTGTTTTTTGTGCTGTATTGTCTTTCTCCTGCTAGGAGTCTGAATGAGCTGAGAGTGTTGCTCCTGGATTCACATCGCCACTCACGGGACATGGAGAAAGACCTGAATCGAGAAGTGCGCAAGGCTGAGTGGAAGGTTAAGGAGCAGAAACTCCAGGATGACATCAAGACCCTGAGGGATAAACTGCTCCTGCTGGTGAGAAAGAAGAATATTCTACATTTGAGATATTTATTCATGCTTAGTCACCATTTAACAAAAATCCTTGGCAAATAGAATGTAACAAGCAACTATACAGTTTATAATTGAAATACATTCAGCTGTGGCTAGCATTTCTCTGTTGACAAGTTTATTAAATTCAATAAGAAATGAATAGAATTctcatgttttttgtgttgtttttttactctGCCTGCATGATTTTACATTGTGAAAGTTTACATTATAAAATACATATCTGGGCACAGCATATGGTCATACTTACTTCTGTTAAAGAAATTGTGTAAGCTcaaatcttttatttaaattgtatccATGTACACACCAATAAAcagatttgatttattttaaattttatttttgccagAAAATGGGCCTAATTGAAattacagtgttaaaatggaGGATTTATACAGTGTTAAACCccctaaaacaaatacataccAAAACATTATCCTGGTGCACATAAATATAGACAGTTAGTCAGCTATTGATTTATACAATCTAAATGTGCCTTGTATGTGTgaataaatgtataataatctttttttctgcagacaTTAATCACAAATGTCGTAGCATAATATGAATCATCTAACAGCAGccatctgtgggtgtgtttctTCAGGGTCGAGAACGATCTTCACCTGACCACAGGCGATACTCTATGCTGGACCCCTCGACTCAGGACTCCGAGGTGAACCGCCTGCGCCAGAGGCTGCTCAGCACTGAGGACGCCCTGAGGAACGCCTTGGAACACAACCATCAAGTCGACCAGCTGGTCCAGGCCATGCGAAGGAATCCAGATAAAAGCCCGGTAAAAAATGAGAAACCTTATTTTTACAGATTCAGTTAGGAAAACCTTGAGAATTATTTGGGTGGCAAGAGGCCTGGGGAGAAATACTGATATAATAAGGGATGTTAGTTTAGTTGGATATATGTGAGAAAATATTTTGACTTCATtgataatttgtgtttttcaggcaCATGGTGCTAATTCAGCCAATGGAATTCATCATCAAGAGCCAGACAGTACTCAAGATGTTGGTATTCtgtcattgtattttttaacattattaatGAAGCGATATTATAAATAGTAGTTTATTTCAGTACTGAGATGTcctattttgtcttttcagcaACAACACTGATATGAGCAGAAGAGATGTGACTGAACTGGAACACGCAGAGGTACATCTTAGAAGGAAAAGCTCGTCTGACATTTCTCCTGATCCTGAGATGGACACCTGAAGAACAGTTCAGTTTACAGTTTAAACCAAAACAGCTAATATCTGTCTTGAGTGAATTTATGTGTCGTTGCAGAAAGCACCTATTAGTCAATCATGAAGACCGCTTAAAgtactataaaatataaacaggaaACGGGACATGGATGTGAAGAGATATTATCGGTACGCCATGCTGATATGCATGCAGTACTTGCAGCACATGCAGTATGGCAACTTTTGATGCTTTACAGTAGTTAGAAAATTTGAATCTACAAATTGACAGGAACTATTTGACAATTCAGAGTTTTGGTCTGGAAAGCAAAACAGCCGATGGACAACGATGTGAAAAACTAAAGAACTGGGTCTCAGttgcttcatttgttttatttattacttttacatTTGCTTCTCAGCTTTGTAATAATCCTCTGTACTGTAGGTGAGATGTCTTGGCCAGTGCAAGTGGTGAAGGATGACACTGACTTTTTGATggaatttgaatttttttaatgGCTTATGAAAAGACTGATAGCAAAGGCATCACACTTAGCCCTATCCAGAATTCAAGGCCCTGCTTTAGTGCACAATACGATATTGTGGGCAATCAGCATCAATGGAAGTATTAAAAAGTAATACTCCACTTTTGGCTGCAACAAttttgaatataaaaaaaacttagaGTTGCCACAGATTCCTACAACAATACCTTACCATCATGTATTCCAGATCATACATAGGTATGATCTACAAGAGAGTTTCTTATGGTGATGATTTCAATACTGATCGTCCCTTCAGGTGTTGGAAAAGGTGGCTATTGAATCAATTTCCTAAAAAGGCTTTTTTACAAGTTCCTTTTTAGCCATTGCACACCAGTACACACCTCACTAGGACTGAAGAGTGATAATAATAAACCTGGGAGGCCTACTGAATTCAGCTCTGAGTGATATTACGGTATGTTTATAGAATGAACATAATGAATTATTTCAGAGTTTTACATTCTCTGAAACTATTTGATCTCATCCTAAAACACCGTACCCTATTAGTAATAgttatttgatttattgtggACTATGATTCAACACAGACTCATTTCCTGCATTAGTATTAATTAACTGCATAAATGATACGGAATAGTGGCCCTTTTTGATGCCTGTTTGAGATGATTTTGATGCATCAAAAAGTCCCTGGGTTACTTTACTGACCTTTTATTAAGTTGAAGGGCTGACACAGGAGCTACAACCCAAACAATGAATCTAAGATGTTTCATTCATCCTTCCCCAGGCTGACAACATCtggatttcattttcaaaaatgttattattacGTATAGAATTTATACTGTAAGTCTTCCAAATATTGTTTTATCCATTTGTCAACTGAAGTAGGACATCATGTTTGTAGTTGGTCATAAGTTGCTATTGCTTTACAGGAGACATTACACAGAAGTGAGCGGTGTGGAAAGCTTGAGTAGTGTCTCCTGAGCAAAACATGTTGGGCAGACGCTGGTCAgctcaaataaaaaacaaaaaaaacaaaaactaaattttcCATTGGATATTGTACATGGCCTTTTTAGCTGGGGGGTTCATACCCTTTGGATTATTGCTGCAATGGTTTCGGAGATTGAgtcattaaatattaacaatgtGGGCAAGGGTTGGTGGTGTTTTATTTCACACTATTTCattcttctgtttcctctgtatgtttgtttttaaggcAAAGCACAGCAGGTTGGTAAATTTCCACTGAATTGATTCCAAGTGGTGTCAGATTTTATGCCAGTAAGATGTTGGTGGTTTGGGAAATTCAGCCAGCAACTATGGCCATTTACATAGTCctcaatctctctctcacacacacacacacacacgcacagactgTCAGCTAAACTAAACTCTTTTGTACATCATATACCCATCTCAAGCAAATATTAGGCGTCAAATAATATTTAATGGTTGATATCAGTCAAAAGAAGGGGCAATAATTTCTTGAAAAAATGGCCAAATATGTTGACGGTGA includes:
- the clip2 gene encoding CAP-Gly domain-containing linker protein 2 isoform X3 gives rise to the protein MNMLKSSGLKIPGRGPKHSSPVGRTSAGGTSSPVVPKDSTPLKPTTPTKISEEGDDVVGDYTVGEQVWVNGIKPGVIAYLGETQFAPGQWAGVILNDLVGKNDGSVGGVRYFECQPLQGIFTRPSKLTRQPVGEGSDSHSTDSLSAQNQTQQGGSGAPSGQRVVVPLREGLLNSAVKTGNESGSNMSDSGSVKKGGDKDLRVGDRVLVGGSKMGVIRYMGETDFAKGEWCGVELDEPLGKNDGAVAGTRYFQCLPKFGLFAPIHKVIRIGFPSTSPAKAKKSKRVAMGVSSLAHSPSSSSISSVSSVASSVGGRPSRAGLLTETSSRYARKISGTTALQEALKEKQQHIEQLLAERDLERAEVAKANSHICEVEKELSVLKTQHVQYVTENESTLQQVKAMLASTQKDKLELANQLEEEKRKVEDLQFRVEEESITKGDLEQTTVEEQSRIMQLEEELTLRRAEIENLQAQLRKSDSSSQQATVGDTAPESDTQPETLLLREQLLTAGREHYKESSELKEKYEKALAANQQEIDSLKTVVDKQNQEISEMKQKVQQATKENMEMMDSWKAKFDTLVSDHQRSLEDLKTSLSSDHTKPEGQEHDAQELRATVESLKMEHQLEVENLKAKHKIEAAILAKERDDLCDRLRDAKNQLADGNQTWRTEVEIRSGKQALEEATEKLQKAEQRLAEMEKLHMQQDKSSGELRERLELSDKKMMDYQALQKAQAESQEEIQKLEEKLRVTANQLQAIQAGRYTSSDANVIEDNEISDEKMKLKQIIEETMEKLLKREKEVSALTAQVEALKSQIGALEGKVRSGDKKAEALAKEKMRVEAELESMTRKSHDASGQLVSISQELLKKERSLNELRVLLLDSHRHSRDMEKDLNREVRKAEWKVKEQKLQDDIKTLRDKLLLLGRERSSPDHRRYSMLDPSTQDSEVNRLRQRLLSTEDALRNALEHNHQVDQLVQAMRRNPDKSPAHGANSANGIHHQEPDSTQDVATTLI